From Vigna unguiculata cultivar IT97K-499-35 chromosome 5, ASM411807v1, whole genome shotgun sequence, the proteins below share one genomic window:
- the LOC114183444 gene encoding ABC transporter B family member 20-like isoform X2 — MSFFDTYGNNGDIVSQVLSDVLLIQSALSEKVGNYIHNMATFFSGLVIGIINCWQIALLTLGTGPFIVAAGGISNIFLHRLAENIQDAYAEAAGIAEQAVSYIRTLYAFTNETLAKYSYATSLQATLRYGILISLVQGLGLGFTYGLAICSCALQLWVGRFLIIHGKAHGGEIITALFAVILSGLGLNQAATNFYSFDQGRIAAYRLFEMISRSPSSVNHDGTAPDSVQGNIEFRNVYFSYLSRPEIPILSGFYLTVPAKKAVALVGRNGSGKSSIIPLMERFYDPTLGEVLLDGENIKNLKLEWLRSQIGLVTQEPALLSLSIRDNIAYGRDASMDQIEEAAKIAQAHTFISSLEKGYDTQVGRAGLALTEEQKIKLSIARAVLLNPSILLLDEVTGGLDFEAERAVQGALDLLMLGRSTLIIARRLSLIRNADYIAVMEEGQLVEMGTHDELLTLNGLYAELLRCEEATKLPKRMPVRNYKETAGFQIEKDSSSHSLKESSSPKMTKSPSLQRMSNVSRPSDGTYNLQESPKVWSPPPEHMVENGQLLDAADKEPSIRRQDSFEMRLPELPKIDVQTLQRQKSNESDPESPVSPLLTSDPKSERSHSQTFSRLHSHSDDVSVKLRETKGVRHQKPPPLRKLAELSFAEWLYAVLGSIGAAIFGSFNPLLAYVIGLVVTAYYRIDDTRHLEREVDKWCLIIACMGIVTVVANFLQHFYFGIMGEKMTERVRRMMFSAMLRNEVGWFDGEENSADNLSMRLANDATFVRAAFSNRLSIFIQDSAAVIVGLLIGALLHWRLALVAFATLPILCVSAIAQKFWLAGFSRGIQEMHRKASLVLEDAVRNIYTVVAFCAGNKVMELYRLQLKKIFKQSFLHGMAIGFAFGFSQFLLFACNALLLWYTAICIKRGYMDPPTALKEYMVFSFATFALVEPFGLAPYILKRRKSLISVFEIIDRVPKIDPDDGSALKPPNVYGSIELKNVDFCYPSRPEVLVLSNFSLKVNGGQTVAVVGVSGSGKSTIISLIERFYDPVAGQVFLDGRDLKLYNLRWLRSHLGLVQQEPIIFSTTIRENILYARHNATEAEMKEAARIANAHHFISSLPHGYDTHIGMRGVDLTPGQKQRIAIARVVLKNAPILLLDEASSSIESESSRVVQEALDTLIMGNKTTILIAHRAAMMRHVDNIVVLNGGRIVEEGSHDSLVAKNGLYVRLMQPHFGKTLRQHRLV, encoded by the exons ATGAGTTTTTTTGATACTTATGGGAACAATGGAGACATTGTGAGTCAAGTATTGAGTGATGTGTTGCTTATCCAGTCTGCTCTTAGTGAAAAA GTTGGAAATTATATTCATAATATGGCCACATTCTTCAGTGGTCTTGTCATTGGCATTATCAATTGTTGGCAGATTGCTTTGTTAACATTAGGAACAGGTCCATTTATTGTTGCTGCTGGAGGAATATCAAACATATTCCTCCATAGGCTAGCAGAGAATATCCAAGATGCATATGCTGAAGCAGCTGGCATTGCTGAACAG GCAGTTTCCTATATAAGGACATTGTATGCATTTACAAATGAAACTTTGGCTAAGTATTCATATGCAACATCATTGCAAGCTACTCTTAGATATGGTATATTAATAAGTCTTGTTCAAGGTCTTGGTCTTGGATTTACATATGGTCTAGCAATATGTTCTTGTGCGTTACAACTCTGGGTTGGAAGATTCTTGATTATTCATGGAAAAGCGCATGGTGGTGAAATTATAACAGCTCTTTTTGCTGTTATTCTAAGTGGCCT GGGATTGAATCAAGCAGCTACAAATTTCTACTCATTTGATCAGGGACGAATAGCTGCTTATAGATTGTTTGAGATGATAAGTCGATCACCCTCATCTGTTAATCATGATGGCACTGCCCCGGATTCAGTGCAAGGAAATATTGAATTTCGGAATGTTTATTTCAGCTATCTGTCTCGTCCTGAAATCCCTATCTTGAGTGGATTTTATCTCACCGTGCCTGCTAAGAAAGCCGTAGCACTTGTTGGCAGAAATGGCTCTGGAAAAAGTAGTATTATTCCACTCATGGAGCGTTTTTATGATCCCACATTAG GAGAAGTTCTTTTAGATGGTGAGAACATCAAGAATTTGAAACTGGAATGGTTGAGGAGCCAAATAGGATTAGTCACCCAGGAGCCTGCTTTACTCAGTTTGAGTataagagacaatattgcttATGGTAGGGATGCTTCCATGGATCAAATTGAAGAGGCAGCTAAAATAGCTCAAGCACATACGTTTATCAGCTCATTAGAGAAAGGTTATGACACACAG GTTGGCAGGGCTGGTCTGGCTCTGACCGAAGAGCAGAAAATAAAACTTTCTATTGCAAGAGCTGTGCTTCTAAATCCATCAATTCTTCTGCTTGACGAGGTTACTGGTGGACTTGATTTTGAGGCTGAGAGGGCTGTTCAGGGGGCTCTGGATTTGCTTATGTTGGGACGCTCTACACTAATAATTGCTCGCAGGCTTAGTCTCATAAGGAATGCTGACTATATAGCTGTTATGGAGGAAGGTCAGCTTGTTGAAATGGGTACTCATGATGAATTATTAACCCTGAATGGCTTATATGCAGAGCTTCTTCGATGTGAAGAGGCAACCAAACTTCCCAAGAG GATGCCTGTTCGAAACTACAAGGAAACTGCGGGCTTCCAAATTGAAAAGGATTCTTCAAGTCATAGCTTAAAAGAATCATCATCTCCTAAAATGACTAAGTCACCCTCTCTTCAAAGAATGTCTAATGTATCCCGACCTTCAGATGGCACCTATAACTTGCAAGAATCACCAAAAGTCTGGAGCCCACCACCTGAGCACATGGTGGAAAATGGACAGCTATTGGATGCAGCAGACAAGGAGCCATCAATAAGAAGGCAGGATAGTTTTGAAATGAGACTTCCCGAGCTACCAAAGATTGATGTTCAGACTCTGCAGAGACAAAAGTCAAATGAATCTGATCCTGAATCTCCAGTTTCACCTCTTTTAACATCTGATCCTAAAAGTGAACGCTCCCATTCACAGACTTTTAGTAGACTACATAGTCATTCTGATGATGTTTCAGttaaattgagagaaacaaagGGTGTGCGACACCAAAAGCCCCCACCACTGCGGAAACTGGCTGAGCTTAGTTTTGCTGAATGGCTTTATGCTGTGTTAGGAAGCATAGGAGCTGCAATCTTTGGCTCTTTCAACCCCCTTCTTGCTTATGTTATTGGTCTTGTGGTGACAGCTTACTATAGAATTGATGACACCCGTCACCTGGAACGGGAAGTAGACAAGTGGTGCTTGATCATTGCTTGCATGGGTATTGTGACGGTAGTTGCCAACTTTTTACAGCATTTCTACTTTGGTATTATGGGTGAGAAAATGACGGAAAGAGTTAGGAGAATGATGTTCTCAG CCATGCTTCGCAATGAAGTGGGATGGTTTGATGGTGAGGAGAACAGTGCTGACAATTTGTCCATGCGATTGGCCAATGATGCTACTTTTGTGCGAGCTGCTTTTAGCAACAGACTTTCCATATTTATACAGGACAGTGCTGCAGTTATTGTTGGTCTTCTTATTGGGGCTTTGCTGCACTGGCGATTAGCACTAGTGGCTTTTGCAACCCTTCCAATTCTCTGTGTTTCTGCCATTGCCCAG AAATTTTGGCTTGCTGGATTTTCAAGAGGTATCCAGGAAATGCACAGAAAGGCATCTTTGGTCCTTGAAGATGCGGTTAGGAACATTTACACTGTGGTTGCTTTCTGTGCTGGTAATAAGGTAATGGAGCTCTATAGGCTGcaattgaagaaaatatttaagcAGAGCTTTCTACATGGGATGGCAATTGGTTTTGCATTTGGCTTTTCACAATTTCTACTTTTTGCCTGTAATGCCCTGCTACTTTGGTACACTGCCATATGTATAAAGCGAGGTTACATGGATCCACCCACTGCACTCAAAGAGTACATGGTTTTCTCATTTGCAACATTTGCACTTGTGGAGCCTTTTGGATTGGCTCCGTACATACTAAAACGACGAAAATCCCTCATATCGGTGTTTGAAATTATAGACCGTGTTCCTAAAATTGATCCTGATGATGGCTCAGCATTGAAGCCACCCAATGTATATGGAAGCATTGAGTTAAAAAATGTTGATTTCTGTTACCCATCTCGTCCTGAAGTGTTGGTATTGAGCAATTTTAGCCTCAAAGTCAACGGGGGCCAAACGGTTGCAGTTGTGGGAGTTTCAGGATCAGGAAAGAGCACTATAATATCTTTGATTGAGAGATTTTATGATCCAGTTGCAGGCCAAGTTTTCCTGGATGGTAGGGATTTAAAGCTATATAACTTGAGATGGTTGAGGAGCCACCTTGGTCTTGTTCAGCAGGAACCTATTATCTTTTCAACAACCATAAGGGAAAACATTCTATATGCAAGGCATAATGCCACTGAAGCGGAGATGAAAGAGGCTGCAAGAATAGCAAATGCCCATCATTTCATTAGCAGCTTGCCTCACGGTTATGACACTCATATAGGGATGAGAGGCGTTGACTTAACCCCAGGACAGAAACAGAGAATTGCAATTGCTAGGGTAGTGCTGAAAAATGCCCCTATCTTATTGTTGGATGAAGCCAGTTCATCAATTGAATCCGAGTCAAGCCGAGTGGTGCAAGAGGCTCTAGACACACTAATAATGGGAAACAAGACTACCATTTTAATAGCACACAGGGCTGCAATGATGAGGCATGTGGACAATATTGTAGTGCTTAATGGCGGACGGATAGTGGAGGAAGGCAGTCATGATTCATTGGTTGCAAAGAACGGTTTGTATGTCCGCTTGATGCAACCTCATTTTGGTAAGACCTTGCGTCAGCATCGACTTGTTTAG
- the LOC114183444 gene encoding ABC transporter B family member 20-like isoform X1 yields the protein MMISRGLFGWSPPHVQPLTPVSEVSEPPESPSPYLDPGAETSASQQVEVEEEMEEPEEIEPPPGAVPFSQLFACADRFDWFLMTVGSLAAAAHGTALVVYLHYFAKIIHVLRMDSELGTSHEQFNRFTELALTIVYIAAGVFVAGWIEVSCWILTGERQTAVIRSNYVQVLLNQDMSFFDTYGNNGDIVSQVLSDVLLIQSALSEKVGNYIHNMATFFSGLVIGIINCWQIALLTLGTGPFIVAAGGISNIFLHRLAENIQDAYAEAAGIAEQAVSYIRTLYAFTNETLAKYSYATSLQATLRYGILISLVQGLGLGFTYGLAICSCALQLWVGRFLIIHGKAHGGEIITALFAVILSGLGLNQAATNFYSFDQGRIAAYRLFEMISRSPSSVNHDGTAPDSVQGNIEFRNVYFSYLSRPEIPILSGFYLTVPAKKAVALVGRNGSGKSSIIPLMERFYDPTLGEVLLDGENIKNLKLEWLRSQIGLVTQEPALLSLSIRDNIAYGRDASMDQIEEAAKIAQAHTFISSLEKGYDTQVGRAGLALTEEQKIKLSIARAVLLNPSILLLDEVTGGLDFEAERAVQGALDLLMLGRSTLIIARRLSLIRNADYIAVMEEGQLVEMGTHDELLTLNGLYAELLRCEEATKLPKRMPVRNYKETAGFQIEKDSSSHSLKESSSPKMTKSPSLQRMSNVSRPSDGTYNLQESPKVWSPPPEHMVENGQLLDAADKEPSIRRQDSFEMRLPELPKIDVQTLQRQKSNESDPESPVSPLLTSDPKSERSHSQTFSRLHSHSDDVSVKLRETKGVRHQKPPPLRKLAELSFAEWLYAVLGSIGAAIFGSFNPLLAYVIGLVVTAYYRIDDTRHLEREVDKWCLIIACMGIVTVVANFLQHFYFGIMGEKMTERVRRMMFSAMLRNEVGWFDGEENSADNLSMRLANDATFVRAAFSNRLSIFIQDSAAVIVGLLIGALLHWRLALVAFATLPILCVSAIAQKFWLAGFSRGIQEMHRKASLVLEDAVRNIYTVVAFCAGNKVMELYRLQLKKIFKQSFLHGMAIGFAFGFSQFLLFACNALLLWYTAICIKRGYMDPPTALKEYMVFSFATFALVEPFGLAPYILKRRKSLISVFEIIDRVPKIDPDDGSALKPPNVYGSIELKNVDFCYPSRPEVLVLSNFSLKVNGGQTVAVVGVSGSGKSTIISLIERFYDPVAGQVFLDGRDLKLYNLRWLRSHLGLVQQEPIIFSTTIRENILYARHNATEAEMKEAARIANAHHFISSLPHGYDTHIGMRGVDLTPGQKQRIAIARVVLKNAPILLLDEASSSIESESSRVVQEALDTLIMGNKTTILIAHRAAMMRHVDNIVVLNGGRIVEEGSHDSLVAKNGLYVRLMQPHFGKTLRQHRLV from the exons CTTGCTTTAACCATTGTTTATATTGCTGCGGGAGTTTTTGTTGCTGGTTGGATTG AGGTTTCGTGTTGGATCTTGACGGGAGAACGGCAGACTGCTGTCATCAGGTCAAATTATGTTCAAGTACTGCTTAATCAAGATATGAGTTTTTTTGATACTTATGGGAACAATGGAGACATTGTGAGTCAAGTATTGAGTGATGTGTTGCTTATCCAGTCTGCTCTTAGTGAAAAA GTTGGAAATTATATTCATAATATGGCCACATTCTTCAGTGGTCTTGTCATTGGCATTATCAATTGTTGGCAGATTGCTTTGTTAACATTAGGAACAGGTCCATTTATTGTTGCTGCTGGAGGAATATCAAACATATTCCTCCATAGGCTAGCAGAGAATATCCAAGATGCATATGCTGAAGCAGCTGGCATTGCTGAACAG GCAGTTTCCTATATAAGGACATTGTATGCATTTACAAATGAAACTTTGGCTAAGTATTCATATGCAACATCATTGCAAGCTACTCTTAGATATGGTATATTAATAAGTCTTGTTCAAGGTCTTGGTCTTGGATTTACATATGGTCTAGCAATATGTTCTTGTGCGTTACAACTCTGGGTTGGAAGATTCTTGATTATTCATGGAAAAGCGCATGGTGGTGAAATTATAACAGCTCTTTTTGCTGTTATTCTAAGTGGCCT GGGATTGAATCAAGCAGCTACAAATTTCTACTCATTTGATCAGGGACGAATAGCTGCTTATAGATTGTTTGAGATGATAAGTCGATCACCCTCATCTGTTAATCATGATGGCACTGCCCCGGATTCAGTGCAAGGAAATATTGAATTTCGGAATGTTTATTTCAGCTATCTGTCTCGTCCTGAAATCCCTATCTTGAGTGGATTTTATCTCACCGTGCCTGCTAAGAAAGCCGTAGCACTTGTTGGCAGAAATGGCTCTGGAAAAAGTAGTATTATTCCACTCATGGAGCGTTTTTATGATCCCACATTAG GAGAAGTTCTTTTAGATGGTGAGAACATCAAGAATTTGAAACTGGAATGGTTGAGGAGCCAAATAGGATTAGTCACCCAGGAGCCTGCTTTACTCAGTTTGAGTataagagacaatattgcttATGGTAGGGATGCTTCCATGGATCAAATTGAAGAGGCAGCTAAAATAGCTCAAGCACATACGTTTATCAGCTCATTAGAGAAAGGTTATGACACACAG GTTGGCAGGGCTGGTCTGGCTCTGACCGAAGAGCAGAAAATAAAACTTTCTATTGCAAGAGCTGTGCTTCTAAATCCATCAATTCTTCTGCTTGACGAGGTTACTGGTGGACTTGATTTTGAGGCTGAGAGGGCTGTTCAGGGGGCTCTGGATTTGCTTATGTTGGGACGCTCTACACTAATAATTGCTCGCAGGCTTAGTCTCATAAGGAATGCTGACTATATAGCTGTTATGGAGGAAGGTCAGCTTGTTGAAATGGGTACTCATGATGAATTATTAACCCTGAATGGCTTATATGCAGAGCTTCTTCGATGTGAAGAGGCAACCAAACTTCCCAAGAG GATGCCTGTTCGAAACTACAAGGAAACTGCGGGCTTCCAAATTGAAAAGGATTCTTCAAGTCATAGCTTAAAAGAATCATCATCTCCTAAAATGACTAAGTCACCCTCTCTTCAAAGAATGTCTAATGTATCCCGACCTTCAGATGGCACCTATAACTTGCAAGAATCACCAAAAGTCTGGAGCCCACCACCTGAGCACATGGTGGAAAATGGACAGCTATTGGATGCAGCAGACAAGGAGCCATCAATAAGAAGGCAGGATAGTTTTGAAATGAGACTTCCCGAGCTACCAAAGATTGATGTTCAGACTCTGCAGAGACAAAAGTCAAATGAATCTGATCCTGAATCTCCAGTTTCACCTCTTTTAACATCTGATCCTAAAAGTGAACGCTCCCATTCACAGACTTTTAGTAGACTACATAGTCATTCTGATGATGTTTCAGttaaattgagagaaacaaagGGTGTGCGACACCAAAAGCCCCCACCACTGCGGAAACTGGCTGAGCTTAGTTTTGCTGAATGGCTTTATGCTGTGTTAGGAAGCATAGGAGCTGCAATCTTTGGCTCTTTCAACCCCCTTCTTGCTTATGTTATTGGTCTTGTGGTGACAGCTTACTATAGAATTGATGACACCCGTCACCTGGAACGGGAAGTAGACAAGTGGTGCTTGATCATTGCTTGCATGGGTATTGTGACGGTAGTTGCCAACTTTTTACAGCATTTCTACTTTGGTATTATGGGTGAGAAAATGACGGAAAGAGTTAGGAGAATGATGTTCTCAG CCATGCTTCGCAATGAAGTGGGATGGTTTGATGGTGAGGAGAACAGTGCTGACAATTTGTCCATGCGATTGGCCAATGATGCTACTTTTGTGCGAGCTGCTTTTAGCAACAGACTTTCCATATTTATACAGGACAGTGCTGCAGTTATTGTTGGTCTTCTTATTGGGGCTTTGCTGCACTGGCGATTAGCACTAGTGGCTTTTGCAACCCTTCCAATTCTCTGTGTTTCTGCCATTGCCCAG AAATTTTGGCTTGCTGGATTTTCAAGAGGTATCCAGGAAATGCACAGAAAGGCATCTTTGGTCCTTGAAGATGCGGTTAGGAACATTTACACTGTGGTTGCTTTCTGTGCTGGTAATAAGGTAATGGAGCTCTATAGGCTGcaattgaagaaaatatttaagcAGAGCTTTCTACATGGGATGGCAATTGGTTTTGCATTTGGCTTTTCACAATTTCTACTTTTTGCCTGTAATGCCCTGCTACTTTGGTACACTGCCATATGTATAAAGCGAGGTTACATGGATCCACCCACTGCACTCAAAGAGTACATGGTTTTCTCATTTGCAACATTTGCACTTGTGGAGCCTTTTGGATTGGCTCCGTACATACTAAAACGACGAAAATCCCTCATATCGGTGTTTGAAATTATAGACCGTGTTCCTAAAATTGATCCTGATGATGGCTCAGCATTGAAGCCACCCAATGTATATGGAAGCATTGAGTTAAAAAATGTTGATTTCTGTTACCCATCTCGTCCTGAAGTGTTGGTATTGAGCAATTTTAGCCTCAAAGTCAACGGGGGCCAAACGGTTGCAGTTGTGGGAGTTTCAGGATCAGGAAAGAGCACTATAATATCTTTGATTGAGAGATTTTATGATCCAGTTGCAGGCCAAGTTTTCCTGGATGGTAGGGATTTAAAGCTATATAACTTGAGATGGTTGAGGAGCCACCTTGGTCTTGTTCAGCAGGAACCTATTATCTTTTCAACAACCATAAGGGAAAACATTCTATATGCAAGGCATAATGCCACTGAAGCGGAGATGAAAGAGGCTGCAAGAATAGCAAATGCCCATCATTTCATTAGCAGCTTGCCTCACGGTTATGACACTCATATAGGGATGAGAGGCGTTGACTTAACCCCAGGACAGAAACAGAGAATTGCAATTGCTAGGGTAGTGCTGAAAAATGCCCCTATCTTATTGTTGGATGAAGCCAGTTCATCAATTGAATCCGAGTCAAGCCGAGTGGTGCAAGAGGCTCTAGACACACTAATAATGGGAAACAAGACTACCATTTTAATAGCACACAGGGCTGCAATGATGAGGCATGTGGACAATATTGTAGTGCTTAATGGCGGACGGATAGTGGAGGAAGGCAGTCATGATTCATTGGTTGCAAAGAACGGTTTGTATGTCCGCTTGATGCAACCTCATTTTGGTAAGACCTTGCGTCAGCATCGACTTGTTTAG